The following are encoded together in the Budorcas taxicolor isolate Tak-1 chromosome 4, Takin1.1, whole genome shotgun sequence genome:
- the LOC128046602 gene encoding GTP-binding nuclear protein Ran-like: MAAQGEPQVQFNFVLVGDGGTRKTTFMKRHLTGEFEKKYIATLNVEVYPLVFHTNRGPIKFNVWYTAGQEKFGGLRDGYYIEAQCSIMFDVTARVAYKNVPNQHRDLVQVCENILIVLWGNKVDIKDRKVKAKSTVFHQKKNLQYYDISAKSSYNFEKPFLWLARKLIGDPNLEFVAMPALATPEVVMNPALAAQYEPI; this comes from the coding sequence ATGGCTGCCCAAGGAGAAccccaagttcagttcaattttgTTTTGGTTGGTGATGGTGGTACTAGAAAAACTACATTCATGAAACGTCATCTGACTGGTGAATTTGAGAAGAAGTATATAGCTACCTTGAATGTTGAGGTCTATCCTCTTGTGTTCCATACCAACAGAGGACCGATTAAGTTCAATGTATGGTATACAGCTGGTCAGGAGAAATTTGGTGGACTGAGAGATGGCTATTATATAGAAGCTCAGTGTTCCATTATGTTTGATGTAACAGCGAGAGTTGCTTACAAGAACGTGCCTAACCAGCATAGAGATCTGGTACAAGTGTGTGAGAACATCCTGATTGTGTTGTGGGGCAACAAAGTGGATATTAAGGACAGAAAGGTTAAGGCAAAGTCAACTGTCTTCCACCAAAAGAAGAATCTTCAGTACTATGACATTTCTGCCAAAAGTAGCTACAACTTTGAAAAGCCCTTCCTCTGGCTTGCTAGAAAACTGATTGGAGACCCTAACCTGGAGTTTGTTGCCATGCCTGCTCTTGCCACGCCAGAGGTGGTCATGAACCCAGCCTTGGCAGCACAGTATGAGCCAATTTAG